Proteins from one bacterium genomic window:
- the glpK gene encoding glycerol kinase GlpK, producing MAELIAAIDQGTTSTRCILFNQQGQVVAVDQQEHRQIFPQPGWVEHDALEILATAQKVMRGALRQAAVDRRQLAAIAVTNQRETTVVWEKATGRPVCNAIVWQDTRTAPMISRLAEKEGPDRWRLKTGLPLATYFSAAKIKWILENVPGCGPAAQQDRLLFGTMDSWLIWNLTHGVHVTDVTNASRTLLMNLETLDWDEEILQELSIPRSMLPQIMPSSMIYADAAGEWAGIPIAGDLGDQQAALFGQTCFYPGEAKNTYGTGCFMLLNTGSRPVRSQHGLLTTVGYQISGQPAVYCLEGSIAIAGALVQWLRDNLGLFSRSADIEALARSVDDSGGMYLVPAFSGLYAPHWRSDARGVMVGLTRFIHKGHLCRAALEATAYQTREVLEAMNKDSGVALTELRVDGGMVLNELLMQFQADIIGVPVVRPTIIETTALGAAYAAGLATGFWQTLDDLRRHWGRDREWLPRLDAELREENYRGWQKAVTRSLGWVE from the coding sequence ATGGCCGAACTCATTGCAGCCATCGATCAGGGAACAACGAGTACCCGGTGCATCCTTTTCAATCAGCAGGGGCAGGTGGTGGCGGTGGACCAACAGGAGCACCGACAGATCTTTCCCCAACCCGGTTGGGTCGAACACGACGCGCTGGAAATTTTAGCAACCGCGCAGAAGGTGATGCGGGGGGCTTTGCGTCAAGCCGCGGTCGACCGCCGGCAGCTGGCTGCCATTGCTGTAACCAATCAGCGCGAGACCACGGTGGTGTGGGAAAAAGCCACCGGCCGTCCGGTTTGCAACGCCATCGTCTGGCAGGACACGCGCACCGCGCCGATGATCAGCCGCCTGGCGGAAAAGGAGGGGCCGGATCGCTGGCGGCTAAAAACCGGATTGCCCCTGGCCACCTATTTTTCCGCTGCGAAAATCAAATGGATTCTGGAGAATGTGCCCGGCTGCGGACCTGCGGCGCAACAGGACCGCTTGCTCTTCGGCACTATGGACTCCTGGTTGATATGGAATCTGACCCATGGCGTTCATGTGACCGATGTGACCAACGCGTCGCGCACTTTGCTGATGAATCTGGAAACGCTGGATTGGGATGAAGAGATCCTGCAAGAACTGAGCATTCCGCGCTCCATGCTGCCGCAGATCATGCCCTCCAGTATGATCTACGCGGATGCAGCCGGCGAATGGGCCGGCATTCCCATTGCCGGCGATTTGGGCGATCAGCAGGCCGCGTTGTTCGGACAAACCTGCTTTTACCCCGGTGAGGCCAAAAACACTTATGGCACCGGCTGCTTTATGTTGCTCAACACCGGCAGCAGGCCGGTGAGGTCCCAACACGGATTGCTGACCACCGTAGGCTATCAGATCAGCGGTCAACCGGCTGTCTATTGTTTGGAGGGATCGATCGCCATCGCCGGCGCACTGGTCCAGTGGCTGCGGGACAACCTGGGACTGTTCAGCCGATCCGCCGACATCGAAGCGTTGGCACGATCGGTTGACGACAGCGGCGGCATGTACTTGGTGCCTGCGTTTTCAGGGCTGTACGCCCCGCATTGGCGAAGCGACGCCCGCGGAGTCATGGTGGGACTCACCCGCTTCATTCACAAGGGTCATCTGTGTCGGGCAGCGCTGGAGGCCACCGCCTATCAAACCCGCGAGGTGCTGGAGGCGATGAATAAGGATTCCGGTGTGGCGTTGACCGAGCTGAGAGTGGACGGCGGCATGGTTTTAAACGAACTGCTGATGCAGTTTCAAGCGGACATTATCGGCGTGCCGGTGGTGCGGCCCACGATCATAGAGACCACCGCGCTGGGCGCCGCTTACGCCGCCGGACTGGCAACCGGTTTCTGGCAGACATTGGACGACCTGCGCCGGCACTGGGGCAGGGACCGGGAATGGCTGCCGCGCCTTGATGCCGAACTCCGTGAAGAAAATTATCGGGGGTGGCAGAAAGCGGTGACCCGCAGCCTGGGATGGGTGGAATGA
- a CDS encoding LemA family protein, with protein MGKGAKIGCGLLIVLAVVALMAFFLLKNTYNSMVVLDEDVKNSWSQVQNVLQRRMDLIPNLVETVKGYAAHERETLEAVINARANATKTQVNAEDMTPAQLQQMMQAQNSLSSALSRLMVVVEQYPNLKANENFLKLQDELAGTENRIAVERKRFNDATRKYNSTLRAFPTVLIAGIFGFHQRPYFEAPTEAQQAPKVDFGVGK; from the coding sequence ATGGGTAAAGGAGCAAAAATCGGCTGTGGTCTGTTGATCGTTCTGGCGGTCGTTGCCTTGATGGCGTTTTTCCTGCTTAAGAATACCTACAACAGCATGGTGGTTTTGGATGAGGACGTCAAAAACAGCTGGAGCCAGGTGCAAAACGTGTTGCAGCGCAGGATGGACCTCATTCCCAATCTTGTGGAAACAGTGAAAGGGTATGCCGCTCACGAACGTGAAACATTGGAAGCGGTGATCAACGCCCGCGCCAACGCCACCAAGACTCAGGTGAATGCGGAGGATATGACTCCGGCGCAGCTGCAGCAGATGATGCAGGCGCAAAACAGCCTGTCATCGGCGCTGTCCAGGCTGATGGTGGTGGTTGAACAGTATCCCAATCTGAAAGCGAATGAAAATTTTCTCAAGCTGCAGGATGAGCTGGCGGGAACCGAGAATCGCATCGCCGTGGAGCGCAAACGGTTCAACGATGCCACGCGTAAGTACAATAGCACGCTGCGCGCCTTCCCCACGGTGCTGATCGCCGGCATCTTTGGCTTTCATCAGCGTCCTTATTTCGAAGCGCCGACTGAAGCGCAGCAGGCGCCCAAAGTGGATTTCGGCGTCGGCAAGTAA
- a CDS encoding isoprenyl transferase, with protein sequence MDLLRIEKIKKAGKIPRHVAVIMDGNGRWATRHGLPRIAGHKQGVEAVRAVVEAAGGLGIKTLTLYTFSTENWKRPQSEITDLMSLLLRTITNETAELMKKNVRLTVIGDLAALPVAPRMGVRATIAKLRHNTGLNLNLALSYSGRQEIVQAVRKIAAKVKNGTLSPRQIDEELIASHLQTHPMGDPDLLIRTSGEQRLSNFLLWQIAYTELYITPTLWPDFDEAQFLEAVEDFAKRERRYGKTREQLQSRAQ encoded by the coding sequence ATGGACCTTCTTCGCATTGAAAAAATTAAAAAGGCCGGTAAGATTCCCCGCCATGTCGCGGTGATCATGGACGGCAACGGCCGCTGGGCCACACGACATGGCCTGCCGCGCATTGCCGGACACAAGCAGGGCGTCGAAGCGGTTCGCGCTGTGGTGGAGGCCGCCGGCGGTCTGGGCATTAAGACTCTGACGCTGTACACGTTTTCCACCGAGAACTGGAAACGCCCGCAGAGCGAGATCACGGACCTCATGTCATTGTTGCTTCGCACCATCACCAACGAGACCGCGGAACTGATGAAGAAAAACGTGCGTCTGACGGTAATCGGCGATCTGGCCGCCCTGCCCGTGGCGCCGCGTATGGGCGTGCGCGCCACCATCGCCAAGCTGCGCCATAACACCGGGCTGAACCTCAATTTGGCGCTCAGCTACAGCGGCCGGCAGGAGATCGTTCAGGCTGTGCGCAAGATAGCCGCCAAAGTGAAAAATGGCACGCTGAGCCCCCGCCAGATCGATGAAGAGCTGATCGCCAGCCATCTGCAAACGCATCCTATGGGCGACCCGGATCTCCTGATCCGCACCAGCGGCGAACAACGGCTGAGCAATTTTCTTCTCTGGCAGATCGCCTACACTGAATTGTACATCACCCCTACCCTGTGGCCGGATTTCGACGAAGCACAGTTCCTTGAGGCGGTGGAGGACTTTGCGAAACGGGAACGCCGTTACGGCAAAACCCGCGAACAGCTGCAGTCAAGAGCCCAGTGA
- a CDS encoding TPM domain-containing protein, producing MKRIFLFCLLAHTLWAAEYPEKRGAVNDFAGVISAEYAAEIEALAIEVFNKTGVAIVVCTMPTIGEADYRQYANELYQHWGIGRKGEDRGVLILNVVDIRKLWLEIGYGAEGFLSDGVAGDIYRHDLVPQLAQGEYGAGFLAAVRSIAGLAAKEYNVTIDGSRAPRQIQRDGEASPLCTLMVVLFIILIILSSRGGLLPWLVFNDAGASRSRRHRDDHWTGWGGGGWGGGFGGGGFGGGGFGGFGGGASGGGGAGGGY from the coding sequence ATGAAGAGAATTTTCCTTTTTTGTTTGCTGGCGCATACCCTCTGGGCTGCAGAGTATCCGGAAAAACGGGGTGCGGTAAATGACTTTGCCGGCGTTATCAGCGCCGAATACGCCGCGGAGATAGAGGCGTTGGCCATCGAGGTGTTCAATAAAACCGGCGTGGCGATCGTCGTCTGCACCATGCCGACCATCGGCGAGGCTGATTATCGGCAATACGCCAACGAGCTCTATCAACACTGGGGCATCGGCCGCAAGGGTGAAGACCGGGGCGTTCTTATTCTCAATGTGGTGGACATCCGTAAATTGTGGCTGGAGATCGGCTATGGGGCAGAGGGATTCCTTTCGGATGGCGTAGCCGGCGATATTTACCGGCATGATCTTGTTCCGCAGCTGGCCCAGGGAGAATACGGCGCGGGCTTTTTGGCAGCTGTGCGCAGCATCGCCGGTCTGGCTGCCAAGGAATACAATGTAACCATCGACGGCAGCCGTGCACCACGGCAAATCCAACGCGACGGCGAGGCTTCGCCGCTGTGCACGCTGATGGTGGTGCTTTTTATCATCCTGATCATTCTGTCCAGCCGCGGCGGACTGTTGCCCTGGCTGGTGTTCAACGACGCCGGTGCGAGCCGAAGCCGGCGGCACAGGGATGACCACTGGACAGGCTGGGGCGGCGGCGGCTGGGGTGGCGGCTTTGGCGGCGGCGGTTTCGGCGGCGGCGGTTTCGGCGGTTTTGGCGGCGGCGCTTCAGGCGGCGGCGGCGCTGGAGGAGGCTATTAA
- a CDS encoding LytR C-terminal domain-containing protein: protein MNKRTSMYRRNLYPNRTIGAARKSPAKGKTNWQKKGKLIFVWFLIVVNVVILYSFLHNQIFSVGTPPTRNEVAPDALSVRIQNGCGVKGVGNTFAEILRKEHYRIVQVENAEDFSYERSVVIDHDKADRNKVEKMTSVLGVSKDQLYHIEQQGVDADVTFVIGKDYPNLKSYKRTRNQQ, encoded by the coding sequence GTGAACAAACGGACATCTATGTACCGACGAAATCTGTATCCTAATCGAACCATCGGCGCTGCGCGCAAAAGCCCTGCCAAGGGGAAGACCAACTGGCAGAAGAAAGGCAAGTTGATTTTTGTCTGGTTTCTGATTGTGGTCAATGTGGTGATCCTATACTCGTTTCTGCACAATCAAATCTTTTCCGTAGGCACGCCCCCCACCCGCAACGAGGTGGCGCCGGATGCCTTGAGTGTGCGGATTCAAAACGGCTGCGGCGTCAAAGGGGTCGGCAATACATTTGCAGAAATTCTCCGCAAAGAACACTACCGCATCGTTCAGGTGGAGAACGCTGAGGATTTCAGTTATGAACGCTCGGTGGTGATCGATCACGACAAAGCAGACCGCAACAAAGTGGAAAAAATGACCTCGGTGCTCGGCGTCTCCAAGGATCAGCTGTATCACATTGAACAGCAGGGCGTCGACGCCGACGTCACCTTTGTCATCGGGAAAGATTATCCCAATCTCAAGTCCTATAAGCGAACCCGCAATCAACAATAA
- the mtnA gene encoding S-methyl-5-thioribose-1-phosphate isomerase yields MQDLPTIAWHDGKVRILDQTLLPHELVMLEISDYPGVIQAIKSLAVRGAPAIGVAAAFAVVLSVWHESDSDRAGFIEKANKAIAEIKAARPTAKNLFWAVERMRETLAKNLNRPLHEIRQELLRTAQWLLQDDLERCQAIGKFGAALLPDRCNILTHCNAGALATAGHGTALGVIRSAVAMGKRIHVFIDETRPLLQGSRLTAFELQEENIPATLICDNMAAALMRRGMVQLVLVGADRIAANGDTANKIGTYGLAVLAKHHNLPFYVAAPWTTIDMELSSGQLIPIEERHADEVRQVQGRLIAPEDIPVWNPAFDVTPNSLIDLFITDRGVVRPPFTGTLAQMMKS; encoded by the coding sequence ATGCAAGATCTTCCCACCATTGCCTGGCACGACGGCAAGGTACGCATCCTGGATCAAACTTTATTGCCGCACGAGCTGGTAATGCTGGAGATCTCGGATTACCCCGGCGTCATCCAGGCGATTAAATCCCTGGCGGTGCGCGGAGCGCCGGCCATCGGCGTGGCCGCCGCTTTTGCCGTGGTGTTGTCGGTCTGGCACGAATCGGATTCGGACCGAGCCGGCTTTATCGAAAAAGCGAACAAGGCCATCGCCGAGATCAAAGCGGCGCGTCCCACGGCGAAAAATCTGTTTTGGGCTGTGGAGCGCATGCGCGAAACGTTGGCGAAAAATTTGAATCGGCCGTTGCACGAGATCCGCCAGGAATTGCTGCGCACCGCGCAGTGGCTATTGCAGGACGACCTTGAGCGCTGTCAGGCCATCGGTAAATTCGGCGCTGCGTTGCTGCCGGACCGGTGCAACATCTTGACCCATTGCAACGCCGGTGCCCTGGCCACGGCCGGGCATGGCACTGCACTGGGCGTCATCCGCAGCGCCGTGGCCATGGGTAAACGCATCCATGTGTTTATTGATGAAACCCGGCCGTTGCTGCAGGGAAGTAGGCTGACCGCCTTTGAACTGCAGGAGGAGAATATTCCAGCTACCCTGATCTGCGACAACATGGCAGCGGCGCTGATGCGGCGGGGCATGGTGCAATTGGTCCTCGTCGGCGCCGACCGGATCGCGGCCAACGGCGATACCGCCAATAAAATCGGCACCTACGGTCTGGCTGTGCTGGCCAAACATCACAACCTCCCCTTTTACGTCGCCGCCCCTTGGACCACCATCGACATGGAGTTGAGCAGCGGCCAGCTGATCCCCATCGAAGAACGGCACGCGGATGAGGTGCGCCAGGTTCAGGGGCGGCTCATCGCGCCGGAGGATATCCCGGTCTGGAATCCGGCCTTCGACGTGACGCCCAATAGTCTGATCGATCTCTTTATCACCGACCGCGGCGTGGTCCGGCCGCCTTTTACCGGCACGCTGGCGCAGATGATGAAATCATAA
- a CDS encoding PEGA domain-containing protein: protein MKCICTLLFGILISFCDQAYSQAVAPSAQPQKGFLIDSNPQGATVYIESEVVGKTPCQFGFDLSGEYRMWAFKKGYQNWSYTIDFNEKSIKSIYFYLTPKTRTKAFWRSFIVPGWGQHYSDRFMQSKLIIVLQLCSLASLGFAEKYYRDQSNSFNTRKVEYELAQKSVALEPKAWQALSDAHQSVKDAEQVRMICAGAALGIYLFNLFDVAAHFPKNFRHIEFMPAVTSAAKVTDMGVKINVNMPLAK from the coding sequence ATGAAGTGCATCTGCACCCTATTGTTCGGCATCCTCATCAGTTTTTGTGACCAAGCTTACAGTCAGGCCGTCGCTCCATCAGCGCAACCGCAGAAAGGCTTTCTGATTGACTCCAATCCGCAGGGCGCCACAGTCTATATCGAAAGCGAGGTCGTAGGCAAAACCCCGTGTCAGTTCGGCTTTGATCTCTCCGGCGAATACCGAATGTGGGCTTTTAAAAAGGGCTACCAGAACTGGTCCTATACCATTGATTTCAACGAAAAGTCCATTAAGAGCATCTATTTCTACCTGACGCCCAAAACGCGGACCAAGGCCTTCTGGCGTTCCTTCATCGTACCCGGCTGGGGGCAGCATTACAGCGATCGCTTTATGCAGAGCAAGCTGATCATCGTGCTGCAACTTTGCTCCCTGGCCTCTCTGGGCTTTGCGGAAAAATATTATCGAGATCAATCAAACAGCTTTAACACCCGCAAGGTGGAGTATGAGCTGGCGCAGAAATCCGTCGCTCTTGAGCCCAAAGCCTGGCAGGCGTTGAGCGATGCGCACCAGAGCGTCAAGGATGCCGAACAGGTGAGAATGATCTGCGCCGGCGCCGCCTTGGGCATCTATCTGTTTAATCTTTTTGACGTGGCCGCGCACTTTCCAAAAAATTTTCGTCACATTGAGTTTATGCCCGCGGTCACCTCGGCGGCAAAAGTAACCGATATGGGAGTAAAGATCAATGTCAACATGCCTTTGGCTAAATAG
- a CDS encoding tetratricopeptide repeat protein, whose translation MNTHRLISTACALLLAVTLFLGCQTKEVTSAKVYQQQGNWDKMIEQLEQAVKTYPKDAEAYYLLGSAYGQKSNWELLSSNFDKSLAIAPTFETQIKNERDKYWVTCFNNGVAKINTKDGKEPDLQGAAEQFITCTVIDPKRVDAYRNLAVTYMRSNNLQGAKESYMKLLDVDPKNVAAMTEVARLCMQMKDFAAAIEMSQKALEVAPDQVDAVINLALAYDMNGEREKALEEYKLALAKNPNDADLIFNMARLHFNSGEYDEAVELFQKVIAQNPDDYDANVNVGNSFLNMAEEVRKALIEKEKNKQTVSEDEMAKLKGFYKQSIPYLEKALGIKGDNSTIWYNLGVAYINIGDATKGKECFDKAESLRNE comes from the coding sequence ATGAACACTCATCGCCTGATTTCTACTGCCTGTGCGCTGCTTCTGGCAGTGACGCTTTTTCTGGGCTGTCAGACCAAAGAGGTGACCTCAGCCAAAGTCTATCAGCAGCAGGGAAACTGGGATAAAATGATTGAGCAGCTGGAGCAGGCTGTCAAGACCTACCCCAAGGACGCGGAAGCATACTATCTCTTGGGCTCCGCCTATGGCCAGAAATCCAATTGGGAGCTCTTGAGCAGCAATTTCGACAAATCCCTGGCGATTGCCCCGACGTTTGAGACGCAGATTAAAAATGAACGCGATAAATACTGGGTGACGTGCTTTAACAACGGCGTGGCCAAAATCAATACCAAGGACGGCAAAGAGCCGGATCTGCAGGGCGCCGCCGAACAATTCATCACCTGCACCGTCATCGATCCGAAACGGGTTGACGCCTACCGCAATCTCGCGGTCACCTACATGCGCTCGAATAATCTGCAGGGCGCCAAAGAAAGCTACATGAAGCTGCTGGACGTGGATCCTAAAAACGTTGCGGCCATGACCGAAGTGGCGCGTCTCTGCATGCAGATGAAGGACTTTGCCGCTGCCATCGAGATGTCCCAAAAAGCGCTAGAGGTGGCCCCGGATCAGGTCGATGCCGTGATCAATCTCGCCCTGGCCTATGATATGAACGGCGAACGCGAAAAGGCCTTGGAAGAGTACAAACTGGCTTTGGCGAAAAATCCCAACGATGCAGACCTTATTTTCAATATGGCGCGCCTGCATTTTAACTCCGGCGAATATGACGAAGCAGTGGAACTGTTCCAGAAAGTGATCGCGCAAAATCCTGATGATTACGACGCCAATGTAAACGTCGGCAACTCGTTTTTAAACATGGCCGAAGAGGTGCGCAAAGCCCTGATCGAAAAAGAAAAGAACAAACAGACGGTCAGCGAGGATGAAATGGCCAAGCTAAAGGGTTTTTACAAGCAATCCATCCCTTATCTGGAGAAGGCGCTGGGCATCAAAGGCGACAACAGCACCATCTGGTATAACTTGGGCGTCGCTTACATCAACATCGGCGATGCGACAAAGGGAAAAGAGTGCTTTGATAAAGCCGAATCCTTGCGCAATGAATAA
- the bamA gene encoding outer membrane protein assembly factor BamA, with product MRFGKWIISGLLILLIGMPQALWAQKRSVKILGVSVEGNQTTDANMVRLSSGITPGMEITGDGIQEAIRQLWRLDLFSDIRIVVERELAEGVFIVIRVKEYPRLDKFEYQGNKKLKKEDIESATSFYPGQVVNPGMIARAKSKLLDKYKEKGHLLAKIKTTQEYTKDDSSRVNVRFVFDEGRKVQIERIDFHGNEVFTDKKLRKQLKKTKENTWLRGGDFDRKKYEEDQGLLLDFYANHGYRDIEILRDSVSYNELNDEMYIDIWINEGPQYTFGDITFEGNKIFTTEELNSQLGFAKGEVYSKKKLEEAIMKNIGTLYYDRGYIYAQTVPRETEDQNQELDIHFLVSEGKQARINEIKIVGNSKTREKVIRRELRILPGDFFNRSLLERSQREVWMLNYFANVEPKVTPIDEDKVDLEFKVEEKSTDTANMSAGWSEYDRFVGSVGLSMANLMGTGQRASIDWNFGRYYRSLNLGYAQPWVMDTPTTAGFNVYNTMRSAVWYGFRQESQGFTLSLGRRLSWPDNFFSTSVMYSLDQTSLSDFNETYKRYNPNGIVTASWPRTSSAITQVLSRNSLDRPEFPTAGSNVTFTNELSGTFLGGTVDYHKHTMRFDWFMPSVWNLVLYSSFQGGYMEGIGKNPFIPYYEYFFMGGSGMSRSIPLRGYNDPLSEDYSAAEGGKAMLKYTMELRVPIAPNPTIFALLFAEAGNVWPDFKHADPSSMKRSVGVGARVYMPMIGIIGFDYGYGFDRVDAYGNAAPKWKMHFVFGKSF from the coding sequence ATGCGTTTTGGAAAATGGATCATCAGCGGACTGCTGATTCTGTTGATCGGCATGCCGCAAGCGCTCTGGGCCCAAAAGCGTTCAGTGAAAATCCTCGGCGTTTCGGTGGAAGGCAATCAGACCACCGATGCCAACATGGTGCGCCTGAGCTCCGGCATCACGCCGGGCATGGAGATCACCGGCGACGGCATCCAGGAGGCGATCCGTCAGCTGTGGCGGCTGGATCTTTTTTCCGACATCCGTATCGTGGTGGAGCGCGAGCTGGCGGAAGGCGTCTTTATCGTCATTCGCGTCAAGGAATATCCGCGGCTGGACAAATTCGAATACCAGGGCAATAAAAAGCTCAAAAAGGAAGACATTGAAAGCGCCACCAGTTTTTATCCGGGCCAGGTGGTCAATCCCGGCATGATCGCGCGCGCCAAATCCAAACTGCTGGACAAGTACAAGGAAAAAGGCCATCTGCTGGCCAAAATCAAAACGACGCAAGAGTACACCAAGGACGATAGCAGCCGCGTCAACGTGCGCTTTGTCTTTGACGAAGGACGCAAAGTGCAGATCGAGCGCATCGATTTTCACGGCAACGAGGTATTCACCGACAAAAAGCTGCGCAAGCAGCTGAAAAAAACCAAGGAGAACACCTGGCTGCGCGGCGGCGATTTCGATCGTAAAAAATATGAAGAAGATCAGGGCCTGCTGCTCGATTTCTATGCGAACCATGGATATCGCGATATCGAAATCTTGCGCGATTCGGTCTCTTACAACGAACTGAACGACGAGATGTATATCGATATCTGGATCAACGAAGGACCGCAATACACCTTCGGCGATATCACCTTTGAGGGCAACAAGATCTTTACCACCGAAGAGCTGAACAGCCAGCTGGGTTTTGCCAAAGGCGAGGTCTACAGCAAGAAAAAGCTGGAAGAAGCGATCATGAAAAACATCGGCACCCTGTATTATGATCGCGGCTATATCTATGCGCAGACCGTGCCCCGCGAAACAGAGGATCAGAACCAGGAGCTGGACATTCATTTTCTCGTTTCTGAGGGCAAACAGGCGCGCATCAATGAGATCAAGATCGTGGGTAACAGCAAGACCCGGGAAAAGGTGATCCGCCGCGAGCTGCGCATCCTGCCCGGTGATTTTTTCAACCGCTCCCTGTTGGAGCGCAGTCAACGCGAAGTGTGGATGCTGAATTATTTCGCGAATGTGGAGCCCAAAGTCACGCCCATCGACGAGGACAAGGTGGATCTCGAGTTCAAGGTGGAGGAAAAATCCACGGATACCGCCAACATGTCGGCCGGCTGGAGCGAGTATGACCGTTTTGTCGGTTCGGTGGGTCTGTCTATGGCCAACCTGATGGGCACCGGGCAGCGCGCCAGCATCGATTGGAATTTCGGCCGCTACTACCGCTCGCTCAATCTAGGCTATGCCCAACCTTGGGTGATGGATACGCCCACCACTGCGGGATTCAACGTCTATAACACCATGCGCAGCGCTGTCTGGTATGGGTTTCGGCAGGAGAGCCAGGGCTTTACGTTGTCCCTCGGTCGCCGGTTGAGCTGGCCGGACAACTTTTTCAGCACCAGCGTGATGTACAGCCTGGATCAGACCTCGCTGTCCGATTTCAATGAGACCTACAAAAGATACAATCCCAACGGCATTGTCACCGCCTCCTGGCCGCGCACCAGCAGCGCCATCACCCAGGTTCTCAGCCGCAACAGCCTGGACCGGCCGGAATTCCCCACCGCCGGTTCCAATGTGACCTTTACCAACGAGCTCTCCGGCACCTTTTTAGGCGGCACGGTGGATTATCACAAACACACCATGCGCTTTGACTGGTTTATGCCGTCGGTTTGGAATCTGGTGCTCTATTCCAGTTTTCAGGGCGGCTATATGGAAGGCATCGGCAAAAATCCCTTCATCCCGTACTATGAATATTTTTTCATGGGCGGCTCGGGCATGTCGCGCTCGATCCCCCTGCGCGGCTATAACGACCCGTTGAGTGAAGATTATTCGGCGGCCGAGGGCGGCAAGGCGATGTTGAAATACACCATGGAGCTGCGCGTGCCCATTGCGCCCAATCCGACCATCTTTGCCCTGCTGTTCGCTGAGGCGGGCAATGTCTGGCCCGATTTCAAGCATGCCGATCCGTCGAGCATGAAACGCTCGGTGGGCGTCGGGGCTCGGGTATATATGCCGATGATCGGCATCATCGGCTTTGATTACGGCTACGGTTTTGACCGGGTGGATGCCTACGGCAACGCTGCCCCCAAATGGAAGATGCACTTTGTATTCGGTAAGAGTTTTTAA